One stretch of Rhinatrema bivittatum chromosome 8, aRhiBiv1.1, whole genome shotgun sequence DNA includes these proteins:
- the MRPL41 gene encoding 39S ribosomal protein L41, mitochondrial, whose protein sequence is MGLLTKIVRGLIRGADRTAVHTTKRRGPRAAPKWKGPKRTGFHTPSAKFVSVKEMIPEFVVPDLTGFRLKPYVSYKAPEGTEETPTAKKLFDELIAPQMEKDIKEGSFSPDNLEKYGFESTQEGKLFKLYPKNYAR, encoded by the coding sequence ATGGGATTGCTTACCAAGATTGTACGAGGCTTAATACGGGGTGCAGACAGGACAGCAGTGCACACCACCAAACGGCGCGGCCCCAGGGCTGCCCCCAAATGGAAAGGGCCCAAGCGGACTGGCTTTCACACGCCAAGTGCCAAATTTGTCAGTGTGAAGGAGATGATCCCAGAGTTTGTGGTACCAGACTTGACTGGATTCCGTTTGAAGCCGTATGTCTCCTACAAAGCCCCAGAAGGAACAGAGGAAACTCCCACTGCCAAAAAACTTTTCGACGAGCTCATTGCACCACAGATGGAGAAAGACATCAAAGAGGGCTCTTTCAGTCCTGACAACTTAGAGAAATATGGATTTGAATCAACACAGGAAGGCAAGCTTTTCAAGCTGTATCCTAAGAACTATGCACGCTGA